A region of Dioscorea cayenensis subsp. rotundata cultivar TDr96_F1 chromosome 5, TDr96_F1_v2_PseudoChromosome.rev07_lg8_w22 25.fasta, whole genome shotgun sequence DNA encodes the following proteins:
- the LOC120259996 gene encoding spore wall protein 1-like has protein sequence MRVGWLRGYGGGKKWARWLGSRVGRDGESWHRSGGGGDKGRWHGSRGGRDWEYGIGEKGEAGGDGGAGPEGEGNGNDGSGAEGQAGGDSGAGAEEGGSGDDRSGA, from the coding sequence ATGCGGGTGGGATGGCTTCGTGGGTACGGAGGGGGAAAGAAGTGGGCAAGATGGCTCGGGTCCAGAGTGGGAAGGGACGGGGAAAGTTGGCACCGGTCCGGAGGGGGAGGGGATAAGGGAAGGTGGCACGGGTCCAGAGGGGGGAGGGACTGGGAATATGGAATAGGTGAGAAGGGGGAAGCAGGTGGGGATGGTGGCGCGGGTCCGGAAGGGGAAGGGAATGGGAATGATGGATCGGGTGCGGAGGGGCAAGCAGGTGGGGATAGCGGCGCGGGTGCGGAAGAGGGAGGGAGTGGGGATGACAGATCAGGTGCATAG